One stretch of Rhinatrema bivittatum chromosome 8, aRhiBiv1.1, whole genome shotgun sequence DNA includes these proteins:
- the SLC25A45 gene encoding solute carrier family 25 member 45 isoform X3, with amino-acid sequence MPVVEFVAGWISGALGLLVGHPIDTVKVRLQTQSAYRGIVDCVVKTYRKETVFGFFKGMSFPVFSVAVSNSVAFGTYSNALLYLRGSEQEDRSCPASKATVYVAGCISGFMQVYVSAPVDLIKVRLQNQTHACWPRHENRGARPRYQGPLHCAAVIFQEEGLRGLFRGSTALLLRDVPSMGVYFLTYHVLCQWMTPEGDQPSSLTVLLAGGWAGTLSWALANPMDVVKARLQMDGVHGIRYQGVWDCILNDARREGPKLFCKGLALNSLRAFPVNAVTFLGYETLMALLR; translated from the exons GGGCCCTGGGATTGCTGGTTGGACATCCCATAGACACAGTGAAG GTGCGCCTGCAGACTCAGTCAGCCTACCGCGGGATTGTAGACTGCGTGGTCAAGACATATCGGAAGGAGACG GTTTTTGGCTTTTTTAAAGGTATGAGTTTCCCAGTGTTCAGTGTGGCGGTCAGTAACTCAGTGGCCTTTGGCACCTATAGCAATGCCCTGCTATATCTTAGGGGCTCAGAGCAGGAGGACAGGAGCTGCCCAGCAAGCAAGGCTACTGTTTATGTGGCTGGATGCATCTCTGGATTCATGCAA GTGTACGTCAGCGCTCCTGTGGACCTAATCAAAGTACGGCTGCAAAATCAGACTCACGCCTGCTGGCCGAGACATGAAAATAGGGGCGCAAGGCCTCGCTACCAAGGCCCCCTGCACTGTGCAGCTGTCATAttccaggaggaggggctacggGGCCTGTTCCGGGGCTCCACAGCCTTGCTACTCCGTGATGTGCCCTCCATGGGGGTGTACTTCCTTACTTATCATGTCCTTTGCCAGTGGATGACCCCAGAAGGCGACCAGCCAA GCTCTCTAACTGTGCTGCTGGCTGGGGGCTGGGCTGGCACTCTTAGCTGGGCATTGGCCAACCCAatggatgtggtgaaagcacGGCTCCAAATGGATGGGGTCCATGGCATCCGCTACCAGGGTGTTTGGGACTGCATTCTAAATGATGCCCGGCGGGAGGGACCAAAGCTCTTCTGCAAAGGACTGGCACTGAATAGTCTGCGGGCCTTCCCTGTCAATGCAGTGACTTTTCTGGGCTATGAGACACTAATGGCCCTTCTGAGATGA
- the SLC25A45 gene encoding solute carrier family 25 member 45 isoform X4: MSFPVFSVAVSNSVAFGTYSNALLYLRGSEQEDRSCPASKATVYVAGCISGFMQVYVSAPVDLIKVRLQNQTHACWPRHENRGARPRYQGPLHCAAVIFQEEGLRGLFRGSTALLLRDVPSMGVYFLTYHVLCQWMTPEGDQPSSLTVLLAGGWAGTLSWALANPMDVVKARLQMDGVHGIRYQGVWDCILNDARREGPKLFCKGLALNSLRAFPVNAVTFLGYETLMALLR, translated from the exons ATGAGTTTCCCAGTGTTCAGTGTGGCGGTCAGTAACTCAGTGGCCTTTGGCACCTATAGCAATGCCCTGCTATATCTTAGGGGCTCAGAGCAGGAGGACAGGAGCTGCCCAGCAAGCAAGGCTACTGTTTATGTGGCTGGATGCATCTCTGGATTCATGCAA GTGTACGTCAGCGCTCCTGTGGACCTAATCAAAGTACGGCTGCAAAATCAGACTCACGCCTGCTGGCCGAGACATGAAAATAGGGGCGCAAGGCCTCGCTACCAAGGCCCCCTGCACTGTGCAGCTGTCATAttccaggaggaggggctacggGGCCTGTTCCGGGGCTCCACAGCCTTGCTACTCCGTGATGTGCCCTCCATGGGGGTGTACTTCCTTACTTATCATGTCCTTTGCCAGTGGATGACCCCAGAAGGCGACCAGCCAA GCTCTCTAACTGTGCTGCTGGCTGGGGGCTGGGCTGGCACTCTTAGCTGGGCATTGGCCAACCCAatggatgtggtgaaagcacGGCTCCAAATGGATGGGGTCCATGGCATCCGCTACCAGGGTGTTTGGGACTGCATTCTAAATGATGCCCGGCGGGAGGGACCAAAGCTCTTCTGCAAAGGACTGGCACTGAATAGTCTGCGGGCCTTCCCTGTCAATGCAGTGACTTTTCTGGGCTATGAGACACTAATGGCCCTTCTGAGATGA